In a single window of the Schistocerca gregaria isolate iqSchGreg1 unplaced genomic scaffold, iqSchGreg1.2 ptg000569l, whole genome shotgun sequence genome:
- the LOC126315323 gene encoding uncharacterized protein LOC126315323 isoform X2 yields MAGIAKIRLTEERKAWRKDHPHGFYAKPISNENGTLDIMKWTCGIPGKKGTIWEGGSYPLTIEFSDDYPTQGPICRFPPGFFHPNVYPSGKVCLSILTDDWKPSITVKQILTGIQELLDTPNENSPAQVPAFQVFVQDKKRYMDIVVDQRRKYLM; encoded by the exons ATGGCAGGTATTGCGAAAATACGGTTGACCGAAGAAAGAAAGGCCTGGAGGAAAGATCATCCTCAT GGGTTTTATGCAAAACCGATAAGCAACGAAAATGGCACGCTAGATATCATGAAATGGACTTGTGGGATTCCAGGAAAAAAAGGC ACAATATGGGAAGGAGGCTCTTACCCATTGACGATAGAGTTTTCGGATGATTATCCCACACAAGGACCTATTT GCCGATTCCCTCCTGGATTTTTTCACCCAAACGTTTATCCATCCGGGAAAGTGTGTTTATCCATTCTGACGGATGACTGGAAACCTAGCATCACGGTAAAGCAG attcttaCAGGCATACAAGAACTACTTGACACCCCCAATGAAAATAGCCCGGCCCAGGTTCCTGCTTTCCAAGTCTTTGT GCAAGATAAGAAACGATATATGGACATTGTTGTCGACCAAAGGAGAAAATATTTAATGTGA
- the LOC126315323 gene encoding twinfilin-like isoform X1, which yields MSGNSGIKCSKHLNKTFGKAISKNIRCIVCSIKDESEIVDVIKLHACGDWRQDFEKITSELTPQEPYYILYRMDSTDKLNSEWLLFTYIPESSSVRKKMLYSSSKQNLKLGLGTLKILHDIFASSLDELSLDGYDRYLRHLQTDAPLMPSEELRQQMDTSLTHKDNIALTSMVVSFPVSQETASAFEDFRRRKLNYLGITIDPTTERMNLIQSNRSIDLDMLAYKIPSDAPLFHFFSWDHVYEGKNTCSVIFIYSCPDDCDVKNRGMSIRLKMLFSSGKSHIIEIAKNFGINVDYKFEVSSGQELIEKDIMQCIHGTPLPSNSVTKQKFERLKPPGRVSQSARNPRN from the exons ATGAGTGGTAACAGCGGTATTAAAT GTTCAAAGCatttgaacaagacttttggcaaaGCCATAAGCAAAAACATAAGGTGTATAGTTTGTAGTATAAAGGATG AATCAGAAATTGTGGACGTCATCAAACTGCATGCTTGTGGAGATTGGAGACAAG ACTTTGAAAAGATTACTTCGGAATTAACACCACAGGAGCCTTACTATATCCTATATCGAATGGATAGTACGGACAAGCTGAATTCAGAATGGCTTCTGTTTACGTATATTCCAGAATCGTCTAGT GTAAGGAAAAAAATGTTATATTCATCTAGCAAGCAGAATTTGAAATTGGGCTTGGGCACTTTGAAAATTCTACACGATATTTTTGCATCATCGCTG GATGAGTTGAGTTTGGATGGCTACGACCGATATTTGAGGCATCTGCAAACTGATGCACCTTTGATGCCCTCTGAGGAGCTTCGTCAACAAATGGACACCAGCCTCACACATAAAGACAATATTGCGTTGACGAGTATGGTGGTTTCGTTTCCTGTCAGTCAAGAGACTGCATCAGCTTTTGAGGATTTCCGACGTCGAAAGCTTAACTATTTAGGCATCACAATCGACCCTACAACCGAGCGAATGAATTTGATTCAGTCGAATCGTTCCATTGACCTCGACATGCTTGCATACAAGATTCCGTCAGATGCTCCtttgttccattttttttcttgGGATCATGTATATGAGGGCAAGAATACATGTTCAGTTATTTTTATATATAGCTGTCCAGATGACTGTGATGTAAAGAATAGGGGCATGTCAATACGTCTCAAGATGTTGTTTTCGAGTGGGAAGTCACACATCATTGAGATTGCAAAGAATTTTGGAATCAACGTCGATTACAAGTTTGAAGTCTCTAGTGGACAAGAGCTAATTGAAAAAGACATTATGCAGTGTATTCATGGAACCCCCTTACCTTCCAACAGTGTTACGAAACAAAAATTCGAGCGTTTGAAACCCCCAGGGCGTGTGAGTCAATCTGCTAGGAATCCCCGGAATTGA
- the LOC126315322 gene encoding 5'-3' exonuclease PLD3-like translates to MYRFLVFLAVACLCVPVRTSQSSKINIVESSPSVLHQSISESTYDAWKRLIGEAEKTIEIACFYMTLTDGESLPPELQADKGIDIFNELIRANKERNVTIRVVQQKPSLYMLNKDLEYLQKTGVASVRVLDMKKVMKGIGGILHTKFILVDGKHGYVGSANMDWRALTQIKELGILIENCTVFANDLSKIFELYWLAAENQTLPAVLPDSLKTNFNINNPMVLESEDREQIRLYISSSPLPFATQGRVFDLVAVIDTINDAKEFVYFSVMDYGPQSFYTEPTFYWPAIDTALRDAAFRNVSVHLLFSVYLHYKWETVQHWASLNALDNVRVRSIRLPQIEELSVPYTRVTHSKYLVTDKGGFVTTSNCAADYYLDTGGISVVFVGSSMVTEGLRDRFLRDWSSDWASDI, encoded by the exons ATGTACCGCTTTCTGGTTTTTCTAGCGGTCGCCTGCTTGTGCGTGCCGGTGAGAACCTCTCAAAG TTCCAAGATCAACATTGTGGAATCCAGTCCGTCTGTTTTGCACCAGTCTATTTCAGAGTCGACGTACGATGCTTGGAAAAGGCTAATTGGTGAGGCGGAAAAGACCATAGAAATAGCTTGTTTTTACATGACATTGACAGATGGCGAGTCACTTCCGCCGGAGCTGCAAGCTGATAAGGGGATAGACATTTTCAATGAGCTGATAAGAGCCAACAAAGAGAGGAATGTGACCATAAGGGTCGTTCAGCAGAAGCCCAGTTTATACATGCTAAACAAGGATCTTGAGTATTTACAAAAGACAGGTGTGGCGAGCGTTAGGGTGCTTGACATGAAAAAAGTGATGAAGGGGATCGGTGGAATTTTACACACCAAGTTTATATTGGTTGATGGAAAGCACGGATATGTGGGGAGTGCGAACATGG ACTGGAGGGCGCTAACGCAGATTAAGGAGCTTGGTATCTTGATTGAAAACTGTACGGTATTTGCGAATGACCTGTCAAAAATTTTTGAGTTGTACTGGCTGGCAGCAGAAAATCAAACGCTGCCAGCGGTATTGCCGGACAGCCTCAAGACGAATTTCAATATCAACAATCCGATGGTTTTGGAGTCTGAAGATCGTGAACAAATTCGTTTGTACATTTCTTCAAGCCCGTTGCCATTCGCGACTCAGGGGAGAGTGTTTGACTTGGTGGCAGTCATCGACACGATAAACGACGCCAAAgagtttgtttatttttctgttatgGACTATGGTCCACAGAGCTTTTACACAGAGCCGACGTTCTACTGGCCGGCGATTGACACAGCGCTTAGAGATGCTGCGTTTAGGAACGTTTCGGTACATTTGCTGTTTTCGGTGTATTTGCACTACAAATGGGAGACGGTTCAACATTGGGCGTCTTTGAATGCGTTAGACAACGTCAGGGTTCGAAGTATTCGGCTGCCGCAGATTGAGGAGTTGTCTGTTCCGTACACAAGAGTGACCCATTCGAAGTATTTGGTGACAGACAAAGGAGGTTTCGTGACGACGTCGAATTGCGCGGCGGATTACTACCTAGATACGGGGGGTATAAGCGTGGTATTCGTGGGTTCGTCGATGGTCACGGAGGGGTTAAGAGACCGGTTTTTGAGGGATTGGAGCAGTGATTGGGCGAGTGATATATAA
- the LOC126315321 gene encoding copine-9-like, with translation MLVGASRICRVSISVECVNLPAIKVGGKNTVQVTCEQISDSSSCQLIGETEQVKSTSDPSFATPFVVEYCFHQLQLLQFTVYHYYKSEKYGLGVVRCTLGELLKLPAGKANKRIEILPKTELKKDPLMVIRASAVTSGTSLTLELSASNLDKKDLGPFAKSDPYLELSREEPDGTKALVYRTEVVHKTLNPTWMPITVPTHLMCRSDYKEPIIITCYDWNKSSSPNLIGEIRTTVEQLFKERYHYFINPKKCKKKNYLHSGTLNVVKIEESQSQLETTFLDYLSGESYFSLMIGIDYTRSNGPPSEPTSLHYCNPCGVLNPYCQAMYNIGNVLLPYTADSIVDIYGFGALLPDGTTSHCLEITKTAGQQGVVGIHAALSAYYQSLTWVTLHGPTNMAPIIRKAADKARTYHSKSAQQTYLVLLILTDGDIDDSSQTTDAIAAASYLPMSILIVGIGDDDFKTIKKLDADSSDFQTTKVLSRDIVTFIAFNTIQSVQQLTSSILRKIPFQFISYMKQNNITPKPRTCSQIVISQPDYQLPPVQPDYRSPSSQPDHMPPPSQPSYQPPPSQPNYQPPPSQPNYQPPPSQPNYQPPPSQPNYQPSPSQPNYQPPPSQPNYQPPPSQLNYQPPPSQPNYQPSSSQKIYDAPPPPLQQPSPQSNYQPAYDALSSQTPHSSAPPSQQHNSQLNLQPAYQSPSLQSTYQPPPSQPAYQSLPVQPPYQPPSSQLAYQPPPYQPTYQPPPYQPPSSQPAYQPSPLQNTYMPHYSSPQFANQRSALQQPVPPQAHSVPVASYQPSPVLSTQQPSSQQQQLHCQTATHPYSSAIPNPQPGQPHYGYSPSTFNTVPPKPVPCPVPQSAYTMPPQPNAQIPLTQPNFQLNHIPQPYPMSNPQSIYVVQPQPDPPTAQAPGSTAPSSSKKSDKSKKKNSRKFYPGQYYNHNK, from the exons ATGTTGGTAGGTGCTAGCCGAATATGCAGAGTGAGTATTTCAGTCGAGTGCGTGAATTTACCCGCCATTAAAGTTGGAGGCAAAAACACGGTTCAAGTGACTTGCGAGCAGATCAGCGATTCAAGTAGTTGCCAACTTATAGGGGAGACAGAGCAGGTAAAGAGCACATCAGATCCTAGCTTTGCAACACCGTTTGTGGTTGAATATTGTTTTCATCAACTGCAGTTGTTACAATTTACGGTATACCACTACTACAAGAGTGAGAAGTACGGCTTGGGCGTGGTAAGATGCACGCTGGGCGAGCTGTTGAAGCTGCCTGCTGGCAAAGCCAACAAAAGGATCGAGATTCTGCCAAAGACAGAGCTCAAAAAGGATCCCTTGATGGTTATTCGAGCCAGCGCAGTTACTTCTGGTACATCGCTGACGTTGGAACTGTCCGCGTCAAATTTAGATA AGAAAGACTTGGGTCCATTTGCCAAGTCTGATCCATATTTGGAGCTCAGTCGTGAAGAGCCAGATGGAACAAAAGCGCTTGTCTACCGAACTGAAGTAGTGCATAAAACACTCAATCCAACGTGGATGCCTATCACTGTACCAACTCATTTGATGTGCCGGTCTGACTACAAAGAGCCGATCATCATTACGTGCTACGACTGGAACAAGAGCTCATCGCCAAACCTTATTGGAGAGATTCGTACCACGGTCGAGCAGCTCTTTAAAGAGCGGTATCATTACTTCATCAACCctaaaaagtgcaaaaaaaaaaactatctgcacAGCGGTACACTGAATGTCGTCAAAATCGAAGAATCGCAGTCTCAATTGGAAACCACATTCTTGGACTACTTGTCAGGGGAGTcgtacttctcactcatgatagGGATAGATTACACCAGGAGCAACGGGCCGCCGTCCGAGCCGACTTCTCTTCATTACTGCAACCCCTGTGGCGTGCTCAATCCATATTGTCAAGCAATGTACAATATCGGCAACGTCCTCTTGCCATACACGGCTGACAGCATCGTCGATATATACGGATTCGGCGCTCTCCTCCCCGACGGCACCACTTCCCACTGCCTGGAAATCACAAAGACCGCCGGCCAACAAGGCGTAGTCGGCATCCACGCTGCTCTCTCTGCTTACTATCAAAGTCTCACTTGGGTCACTTTGCACGGGCCCACTAACATGGCACCCATAATTCGCAAGGCGGCCGACAAAGCGAGGACCTATCATTCAAAAAGCGCGCAACAAACGTACCTTGTGCTCCTTATTCTAACGGACGGAGATATCGATGACTCATCTCAAACCACCGACGCCATCGCCGCCGCTTCCTACCTTCCCATGTCCATCCTCATCGTCGGTATAGGTGACGATGATTTCAAAACGATAAAGAAACTAGACGCTGACAGTTCTGATTTCCAAACAACCAAAGTCCTGTCAAGAGATATTGTGACATTTATCGCTTTCAACACCATCCAGTCTGTGCAACAACTTACTTCTAGCATTTTAAGAAAAATACCGTTTCAGTTTATTTCCTATATGAAGCAAAACAATATCACACCAAAACCAAGAACGTGTTCTCAAATTGTAATCTCTCAACCAGATTATCAATTGCCGCCCGTTCAACCCGACTACCGGTCGCCCTCTTCTCAACCGGACCATATGCCACCACCCTCACAACCCAGTTATCAGCCGCCACCTTCGCAACCCAATTATCAGCCGCCACCTTCGCAACCCAATTATCAGCCGCCACCTTCACAACCCAATTATCAGCCGCCACCTTCACAACCCAATTATCAGCCGTCACCCTCACAACCCAATTATCAGCCGCCACCCTCACAACCCAATTATCAGCCGCCTCCTTCGCAACTCAATTATCAGCCGCCTCCTTCACAACCCAATTATCAGCCATCTTCTTCTCAAAAAATTTATGacgcaccaccaccacctcttcaaCAGCCCAGTCCTCAGTCCAATTACCAACCTGCCTACGATGCACTGTCTTCTCAGACTCCTCATTCCTCAGCTCCACCCTCCCAACAACACAATTCTCAGCTCAATCTTCAACCCGCTTATCAATCGCCATCTCTTCAATCCACTTACCAACCACCACCCTCTCAACCCGCCTATCAATCACTACCTGTTCAGCCCCCTTACCAACCGCCATCCTCTCAACTCGCTTACCAACCGCCACCGTATCAACCCACTTACCAACCACCGCCTTACCAACcgccctcttctcaacctgcttacCAACCATCGCCCCTTCAAAACACTTACATGCCCCACTACTCTTCACCCCAATTCGCCAACCAACGCTCCGCCCTGCAACAACCTGTTCCCCCTCAAGCTCACAGCGTCCCGGTCGCATCTTACCAGCCTTCTCCCGTCCTCTCCACACAACAACCCTCTtctcaacaacaacaattgcactGTCAAACCGCCACGCATCCCTACTCCTCTGCTATCCCAAACCCACAGCCCGGACAACCCCATTACGGCtactccccctccaccttcaacacCGTCCCTCCTAAACCAGTACCTTGTCCCGTCCCGCAATCCGCATACACAATGCCTCCTCAACCCAACGCCCAAATCCCCCTTACACAACCCAACTTCCAACTAAACCACATCCCGCAACCCTATCCAATGTCCAATCCTCAGTCGATTTACGTCGTCCAACCTCAGCCCGACCCACCAACTGCTCAAGCTCCCGGCTCAACCGCGCCCTCATCATCCAAAAAATCAGACAAGTCCAAAAAAAAGAATTCCCGGAAATTTTACCCAGGACAATACTACAACCACAATAAATGA
- the LOC126315324 gene encoding uncharacterized protein LOC126315324, protein MTFVRLIDNCGISETSGMTINLNSMPWDSNSVEVFSPSQDCYHGPHLSAKYKEKFEKCVNSLSECKLGNDELDSKIEANGTEDNSRIFYCEIASVSSSDDEESTEEEYEETDTYLEELQWGEDDEDSCSLCYQYDEEQSKKDLSDIQENTSSEYSSPCSEISSDPSNVPFWFGDEDKVHVKKIILYYEKFLGLDKEQNACKRAPKPFIGKIQRSAIENKDPEVFQTFDIVSVYTRNNLPPELPMPFYRMHYLLTTWDLQTGLPIKLVNLNDSHLSKTIVKSNTSLSWLYCRPVYCSDEYVYSTDIEELEVGYSDAPFSYYQFLSKKTAEFGNE, encoded by the exons ATGACATTTGTAAGATTGATTGATAATTGTGGTATAAGTGAAACAAGCGGAATGACTATCAATCTAAATTCCATGCCTTGGGACAGTAACTCTGTAGAAGTATTTTCACCTTCACAGGATTGTTACCATGGACCACATCTTTCCGCAAAGTACAAGGAAAAGTTTGAAAAATGCGTAAATTCACTGTCTGAATGTAAATTGGGTAATGATGAGCTGGATAGTAAAATAGAGGCGAACGGAACAGAGGACAATTCCCGCATTTTCTATTGCGAAATTGCTTCTGTTTCTTCGAGCGATGATGAAGAGAGTACAGAAGAAGAATATGAAGAGACAGATACTTACCTAGAAGAATTGCAATGGGGAGAAGATGACGAAGATTCCTGTTCTCTGTGTTACCAATACGATGAAGAACAATCGAAAAAGGATTTGTCAGATATCCAAGAAAACACTTCGAGTGAATACAGCTCACCTTGTTCAGAGATATCGTCTGATCCTTCTAATGTTCCATTTTGGTTTGGAGACGAGGATAAGG TTCATGTCAAAAAAATCATACtatattatgaaaaatttttaGGTCTCGACAAGGAACAAAATGCGTGTAAACGTGCTCCCAAACCGTTTATAGGGAAAATTCAACGCTCAGCTATCGAAAATAAAGACCCAGAGGTGTTCCAAACATTTGACATCGTCAGCGTCTACACTCGGAACAACCTTCCCCCAGAATTACCTATGCCATTTTATAGGATGCATTATT TGCTCACAACCTGGGACCTTCAAACTGGACTTCCTATCAAGCTGGTGAATTTAAATGATAGCCATCTGTCGAAAACCATTGTAAAAAGTAATACAAGCCTATCTTGGCTCTACTGCCGTCCTGTGTATTGCTCGGACGAATATGTCTACTCTACTGATATAGAAGAGCTCGAAGTCGGCTATTCTGACGCTCCCTTCTCCTATTACCAATTTCTATCTAAAAAAACTGCAGAATTCGGCAACGAGTAG